DNA from Candidatus Omnitrophota bacterium:
ACCTGTTCGGCAAGACGGTTAGCTACCCCGCCCAGCCTGATCTTGTCGGGGGATGTTTCTACAATCCTCCGTACCGTCATCTCGCCACCTACGGGCCTTGCGCCTTCGGCAACCACTACGATGCTGAAACGTTTTCCGCTCATGGCCCGTTCGTCCAGTTTTTTACAGACTTTCCCGATATCATATGGTATCTCGGGGATCAATATCACATCACCGCCGCCGGCAACGCCCGAATAGAGAGCGATCCATCCCGCATAACGGCCCATGACCTCCACGACCATGACCCGGTGATGAGACTGCGCCGTCGAATGTAATTTATCGATCGCCTCCGTAGCCGTAACGATGGCCGAATCGAAGCCGAATGTCAGGTCGGTCCCGGACAGGTCGTTATCGATAGTCTTCGGCACCCCCACTATGTTAAGACCACTTTCGGCTAATTTCGACGCTATGGTCAATGTCCCGTCGCCGCCGACCGTGATCAACGCGTCGAGATTGTGCTTTTTATAATTTTTTATAGCCTGGCCGGACACATCCTTGCATATGATCTTTCCGCGCTCTTCGACAGAATATTTATATGGATTGGCTATATTTGAAGTACCGAGTATAGTACCGCCCACGCTCAGGATGCCGGATACGTTACGGCTTTTCAGCATAACCGCCTTGTCATGGATCAATCCGCCAAAGCCATCCAGGAAACCTACTACCTTCATCTTATAAGCGTCAACGGCTATCTTAACAACAGCCCGTATCACGACGTTCAGGCCCGGACAATCTCCGCCGGCCGTCAATATCCCGATTCTTTTTATCTTATTGTTTTTTTGTTTTGCCGTAAAGCCCCCCTTCGACAGGTACGTTCCAGATTTCTTTAGCATACTCCCATATGGTCCTGTCGCTTGAGAATTTTCCTGAACGGGCCACATTTACAACGGACCTTTTTGCCCACCCTGCGCTGTCTTTGTACGCTATGGAGATATCGTCCTGGACACCGCAATAATCGTCAAAATCGGCGCACACGAAAAAATTATCCTGATGCCGCAATGAGCCTATGATAGAGTCAAACAGCCCGAATTCCACCGGCGACAAGAAATTACTTCTTATAAGGTCGAATACCTCCTTAAGGGCCGGAGAGCGGTCAATGAATAACTGCGGGTCGTAGCCGCTAATCCTCATCGCCTCGATCTCGTTCGCTTTAAGTCCGAAGAGAAATATGTTTTCGCGCCCGACCTCCTCGGCGATCTCGATATTGGCGCCGTCGTATGTTCCTACGGTAAGGGCGCCGTTTAGCATGAACTTCATACAGCCGGTGCCCGAGGCCTCGGTGCCGGCTGTCGATATCTGCTCCGACAGGTCGCTTGCAGGAAATACCTTCTCGGCGAGGGAGACGCGGTAATTCTCGAGAAAGATCACTTTCAGCCTGTTGCGCATATCTTTGTCCCTGTTGACCACGTCGCATATATTGTTAATGAATTTGATCACCAGCTTCGCCATGAAATAGCCCGGAGCCGCCTTGCCGCCGAACATAAACGTTCTGGGAACAACCGCCTGCTTCGGGTCTTTCTTGATTCTGACATACTGCGCCAGGACGTACAGGGCCAGTAAGAGCTGGCGCTTGTATTCGTGTATCCGCTTTACCTGGACATCGAAGAGCGAGGCCGGATCAATCTCGACGCCGGTGGTCCTGCGGATATAATGGGCAAGGCACTTCTTGTTCAGCGCCTTTATATCCTGCCACTTCTTAAGAAAAGACGCGTCGGACTTGTACGCCTCGAGATCCTTCAGCCGGGACAGGTCGGATATCCATGCGTCGCCGATCGCCTCGGTTATCAGGGCGGACAGGTCCGGGTTCGCTTTCTGCAGCCACCGCCTTTGCGTAACGCCGTTGGTTTTATTGTTGAATTTCTTCGGGAAGAGCCGGTAGAAATCGGCGAAGAGGTTCGTCTGGATAAGCCGCGAGTGGAGCTCGGAGACCCCGTTCACCGAATGGCTTCCGATAACGGCGAGATTCCCCATGCGGATCCTCCTGCCGCCGTCTTCGTCGATGATCGACATGCTTCTCAGGCGGTCATTGTCACCGGGAAACTTTGCCGCCACTTCCCGCAAGAACCGCAGGTTTATCTCGTAGATGATCTGCAGGTGGCGCGGTAGCATCATTCCGAACATATCGACCGGCCACGACTCCAGCGCCTCCGGCATGATCGTATGGTTCGTGTAGGCCACCGTCTTCACGGTAATGCGCCACGCCTCATCCCACCCGAGCTTTTCCTTGTCGATGAGTATCCGCATCAGTTCGGGAATAGCGATCGCCGGATGCGTATCATTAAGTTGAATGGCGACCTTGTCCGGGAAAGCGGAAAGATCGGTGTTCTCCGACTTAAAACGGCGGACGATATCGGCGATCGAAGCCGCCGTAAAAAAGTATTCCTGCTTCAACCGCAGTTCTTTTCCTTCATTATTATTGTCGCTCGGGTAGAGTACTTTTGATATGTTCTCGGTCAGGACCTTATCGTATACGGCCTGCTCATAATCGCCTTCATTGAAATATCTCAGGTCAAACTCTTCCGTGCTGTGCGCCGACCACAAACGCAGCGTATTAACGATGTCGTTCCTGAAGCCGGGTATCGGGATGTCGTACGGCATCGCGAGAACATCGCCGGTATCGGCCCATTCCACCCTGAGATCGCCCTTTTCGTCATGGTACATACGCGTATTTCCGTAAAACTTCACTTTGGACGCATGTTCGGGCCGTGCGAATTCCCACGGATTATCATGGCTTAGCCATGTATCCGGAAATTCGACCTGCTGTCCGTTCACGATCTTCTGGTTGAAAATCCCGTATTCATACCGTATGCCGTAACCATGGGCCGGGATACCGAGCGTCGCCATCGAATCCAGGAAACACGCGGCGAGCCTCCCCAGACCGCCGTTACCAAGCCCCGCGTCGGCTTCGCATTCGCGCAGTTCCTCGATATCAAGCCCTACTTCCTCGACGGCATCCTTCGTCTGTTCCATAAGACCGAGGTTCAGCATATTGGTCCCGAGAAGACGCCCGATCAGGAATTCCAGCGACAGATAGTACACTCGCTTAAGATTTTTCTTATGATATCTCTGCTGGGTCGCTATCCAGCGCTCTACAAGCCTGTCCCGCACGGCCATAGACACGGCCAAAAAATCATCGTAGGCCGTGGCCGTATATTCGTCTTTCGCGAGGGCATACGCCAGGTTGGATTGGAACGACCACGCTATCCCATCCTTCGTAATGTCCTTACCTATCCTGGATATGTCCGGCTTCTTGTTATTATTCTTCGTAAAAAACCTCTTTCAACAATAAAAGGGCAAGGCGAAGTCAAAATATCCTTCACCTTGCCCTAGTAGGCCGTAACTGTGCGCTGAAGAAAAGTGGATTATTTGCAATACTCCGCCTCAATAGCCTTTTCCGCTTTTAACCAGTTATCCAGATCGCGTCCCGGCTTGCCGTCAACGGCATAAGTGCCGCATGCGATAACGACTGATAATGCTAGAGCCAAAAATAACGTCGCTCTCCTCATGTACACCTTATATAGTACGGACTGCACTCCTAATTAACTATATTGGAAAACGATGCCTTTGTCAACGTTTTTCGGCATTTGGTTTTTTTCCTGTAGGCGGTACGCTTGACAATTTTAGAATATGTGGTAGATTTATACTATAGCGTTATATTATGCTATATATAAAATAAAAGAGTGCTATATGAAAATAAATATTGCCGCCGTTACTGTGCTCGTTCTTTCATATTTTATAATAACTGCCGGCGATTCTTTTGCCGAAACCAAAGTTACTACCTTCAACGGCGAGGTGTCTGTTATAGTCATAAAAGACGGCAAAGAGACCGAAAATAAAGTCGTCCTGAAGGCCGGAGAAGCTGTCATGAGCAAGCGCGCCGCGGACAGGATCGCTCTTCAAAAAGCGGCGGTGAGTTGGAAGGATATAGGCCAATTTGAACAGGATATCGTCGCCAGGGAGCCGTTCTCCAGGTTGTACATAGATAACATATGGGCCGCGAGGATGAACGGCGTAATAAAGCTTGTGAGGGAAAAGACCGGCGAAAACCCGTCCCTGGATGCGGTTCTTGAAGCCCTGGGGTTGCCAAAACAGAGGCCTTCGGGCGCAGGCGTATACAGGATGTTGTCGGACCAGAAAGATAAGAACGCTCAAGTCCCTTATGTGGACAAGAACCTTAATGAATATATGGACGCCAAAGGGGCAATGCACAATAACCCTTATTTCAACCCCACGGTTGCCCAGGACCAGCCTGATATAATAGTCCCGGTAAGCGCCGGCTAGCTATTCTGTTATAACGATACCTTCCCCTGCCAGGGATTTCTTAAAATTTTTATACATGCTTTCGTCGCCGGACAGAGGCGCAAAGGAAATACTCTGCCGCAAACTCTTCGCGATTAAATAATACGCAAGTCCTTTCTTCAGGGCCGCTTTCCTTGCGGCTTCATCCTTATCGCTAAGCCCCAGCCTGAAGAGAAAATACGCGTATGCAATCTGCCGTAGCGCATTGCGCGGCTCTCTTAACGCGGCCTCCTTGAACGATTTGTCAGCGGCCCCGTAGTGTCCGGCCCAGGATTCAAGCTCCCCCCTAGAAACGAGATAGAGGCCATTGTAAGGATTTAACTTTATGGCCCTATCTATAGCCCCGAGCGCCGCTTCATACACAGGCTGCTTATTTACATAATCGCGCCCGGCGCTTTCCCTGAATATCGAATAATACTGCCTGAAATACAGGCCGTCGTTCAAGGGGTCGAGCCTCTGGGCTGTCTCATAACTCTTATTATCGGTCTTATCCTCGACGATCTTTTCCGCCATGTAGGGCCTTGCTACCGTAAAAGCCGCGTAAAAAAACAAGAGGACGGCTACAGACGCGCATAGGGCCTTCGACCCCCCGGATATCAGAGTTATTATGGTTCTAAGCGGGCGCTTATCTTCTTTGTCTCCGGGGCGGATCGTTGAAACCGCCAACGCCAGGATAACGATAAAAAGCGATGATATAGCGTTGGCGTGCATGCAAAAATCTACCGAGTTATGCAGTAACAGGTAAAAGGATGCCGTAAGGACGCTGACGCCGATATAATGATAATAAATATCCCGCGCGCGTTTCGTATTTAATGAAAGCATTATAAGGAAAATAACGAGCGGTAAGAGCGCGATAACGGCGCAGAGAGGTCCTATCTCTATCACGAACTGCAGCAGGTCGCTATGGAGATACCTGTAAAAATCCGTCCCGGGATTGGCCATATAGTAAGGAAAGACCAGCGAAAACGCGCCCAGGCCTATCCCTGTGAGCGGGTAGTCGCCCAGGATCCTGGACGCGCTGACATATAATTTTAATCTGTCAGCCGACAAGTCATACGAATATAATGTGCCGAGCTCCCTTACAGCCCGTCCGAGATCTATCCAGTTCAATAAAAGATAAGAGACGAATATCCCCAGGGACAGGATAAATACCAGGCATTTCCATTTTTTCTGCCGGGCCGACAATAAAATGAAAAATGAGAGGGAGACGATAAAGAAAGCCATCCCCGCCCGCGATTTGGACAGGAACAGGGACGAGACCATGACGGCAAAAGAGCAGGCCAGTAACAGCGTTTTCTTGTTAAAAACGTTTTCCAGCATGGCTGCCAGCATCTGTTTTAATGACAGGTCCCACGAAATTCGAGCGCCTTCATAGACGCTAACAAGGAGCCTGCCCAGGGCGATGAACGATATCATGGATACGTAACACGCGAAATAATTTCCATAGGCAAAGCTTCCGAAAATATCCCTCCCCGGGAATTCTTTCAACCAGTATATCTTATCCGCGCCGGTCACAAGTTGGAGTATGCCGAGGACGGAGACCGCGGATCCGGCCGTTATTATCTTGTATATGATACGGTCGGCGTCATCCCTGTTCCTTATATTGACGGCAACCGACGCGAATAACGCGAAATAGACCAGCAGCAGTTTGAGGGCAAGATACGTCTGATAAGGATATAGAGTGGTCTTGAAATATAGCTGGTAAAAGAGGCATGCGGCGAATGCCAGGAAGAAGATATTAAGGACGCTCTTCCGGTAATAAACGGCGCCTTCTTTGATGGATCTTAATACGGTGAGGAAAAAGAGGAGCGCTATGGACAGTTCTAGCAGCGTGCCGGACCAAACGTGGACGGAACCGAAGGCGAGCGGCGCGAAGAATATTATAAAGGTAAGGGTTAATGATATCGATCTATTGAGCAATCGGCCACGCTGCTTTTTGATTTTTTGGGGGCGCGTCGTCGCTCCCCGACGAGTAGTAATCCTTGTAATATTTGTGGTAATATTTGTACTTGTAGTAAGAGCTCTTCTCCATCTGCGAAAAGTTTATTATCATCCCGGCGACCCTCGACCCTATGGCGAGAAACTTGTCCCTTACCTTTTCCAGGACCTTTACGCTTACCGTTCCGTATTTAGTCACCAGCACGGTAGCGTTGACGATCTTTGACAGGACGACAGCGTCGGATATGTTAAAACAAGGCGGCGTATCGATGATTATCTTGTCGAACTTCAGGGATAGCTCATTGAGAAGCGTCTGCATCCTGTCGGAACTTAAAAGTTCCAACGGGTTTGGTGTTTTGGAGCCGCTTGGCATGAGGAACATATTGTCATAACGGGTCTTCCTTATCGCTTCCTCTATCGAAGCGCCTTCTACAAGGATGTTCACCAGGCCGGGCGTCTTATTCATATTAAGGAGGGTATGCGCGCGCGGCTTCCTTACGTCGGCGTCCAGGAGCAGGGTCTTGTAACCGCTCTTGGCAAGAAGGAAAGCCGTATAGCCTGCGGTGAGGGATTTGCCTTCCTTCGGGAGGGTGCTTGTAAAAAGCACCGTCTTCAGTTCGTCCTTCGGAGCCGAAAATATTATATTCGTCTTTATGCCCCTTATCGAATCGGATGCGCCCGGGTCTTTGTCTATTTCGTTAAAATCCTCGTTCAATTTGGATGCCGGAGGGGTATTCTTGAGCACGGGGAAATCTCCCAGATACGGCAGTTTCAGTTTTTCTTCAACGTCTTCCTGGCTCTTCACGGAATCGTCAAGATACTCGGTCAGGAATATCAGCCCCAGGCCCATAAAGACCGACAGTAAAAACCCTATTAAGATGTTCTTCGTCTTCTCCGGCCTCACCGGCTTTCCCGGGATCTCGGCGTAATCGATGACCCTTATATTGTTCGCCTGGAGCCTGCCGGCCAGGTCGGCTCGAAGGCTGGACATTATCCTGGCCGTCTCGGCCTTCATCTCATCGTTGATGAATTTAAGTTTGGTATTCAGGGCCGTTATCTTCGGGTGCTTATCCTTATAACGCTTGCTCAGATTAGCCAGCTCAGACTCTATCCCTATCCTATCGCTTCTTAATTTTTGCAGGGTCTGGTTTTGCACTATCGAAGGGAGGCTGTCCATGGATTCTTCTTTTGAAAGCTCTTTCAACTGCCCGTATATAGTATGGCTCTCTATCTCCCGGGCGTCTTTCGGGAAGGCCCTCAATATCTCCTTCGACATAAAGAGCATGCTCTCGATATTCTGTTCTATATAAAGGCCTACCAGGGTATTGGCTATCCTGGCGGCCATTTGCGGATCCTTGTAGTCCACGTTTATCTTGACGAGCCGCGCGTTCTTTATCGGTTCGATTATCACGATATCTCCGAGCGCGTTTTCGGGAAACCCCTCCTTGAAATCTTTAAGCGACCCGAGATCGAGCGCCTTGACTACCTTTTTCAATAATGCCTTGCTCTTCAATATTTCATATTGGGTAAAGTAATAATCCTGCCATCCTATCGCCGGCATTATGGCTTCTCTCGTATTGCCGGCGGAAAGCGACATCTGGGGTTTCTCTATAAGTACCAGCGATGTGGCGCGGTATATGGGGATCTGCTTGAATGTAAAGACGACGTCCAGGAACATAACGATCGCCATGACGGAGATAAGGATCCATCTCTTGACGTATATTATATACAGGTATTTTTTTAGATCGAATTCCTGTTCCTGCGTCATCACCCCAAATCCCGCGCTTCGCATATCAGAAGAGCCTTTCAGGAATATAAACCAGGTCGTCCGGTTTGAGAGTCACGTCTTTCTGCCTACCGTTTATTATATTATCTATCTTCGGATCCATCGATATCTTCTTGCCGTCAGCGCCTGCCCTGACTATCCTCGTACCCCCTATGGACGCGTAACCGGTAAAGCCTCCGGCCAGGGATATAGCCTCCAGAAGGGTGACGTCCTTGTCCTGGGGAAAGGGATACGACCCCGGCTTTTGTACGCACCCCAGCACCAGCACGTTCCTCTGGTGATACGTCTTCACGCTGACGTGGACGTATGGATTTACGATATAGTCCTGCGCGAGGAGTCTTGTGATCTCGTTCTCTACGTCCGACTTATTGAGCCTGGCCACCTTTACCGCGCCTAAAAGCGGGTAGGTGATCGTCCCGTCCTCTTTCACTTCAAATTCGCCGCTTAAGTCCTGCTCTTCATAGACCTGTATGCTCAGGGTATCCCCGGCCGAGATCTTATAGGATCCGCCCGGGCCGCTTTGAGATGAGACAGGTTTCTCGTCCGGATATGCTATTTGATTTAATGATAATGCCACAAGGAGGAAAAAAACAACCTCGAGGATCTTTTTCATATTAAAAGCTCAACTTAGCGCCGCCCGATACCCTGCTGTTTCCGTATTCGATGTCCCTGAAATTCGAGACCTTGAATTTATATTGATATTCTACATAAGCGGCAAGCCAACTCTTTATGTCGTAGGTCGCCCTCACGTTAAACCCAAGCAGGTTGTCGGTCCTCTTCTTGATCTCTCCGGTTGACGTAACGGTCTCCTGCGGGTAGTCGCTTCTGACATAAAACACGCTTCCGCGGGCGACAAGATTATTGGAGATATCGTGATTTACCGAAAGGTAGGCATTGGCGCTTTTGAAATATCCGACGTCTTCGTATACCGATTCATTTATGTCATACGACGCCAGGATCTGCACTGTGGTCTTTTGCGAAAGGAGGTAATCGTAGACCGCTTCGGCTACGGCGCCCTGAGTGTTCTTCCTGGCGGTCGATTCATAATAACGGTACTGGTAGCCGGCCTTAAGGTATACGGTCGACTTCGCCGTCAGCTTTCCCTGGACGCCTGCGCGAGCCTGTTGGAATATCGAGCTGTAATTCAGGCCCTCGTAATAATCGATGATTCCCAGATTATACTCTCCGGTAAACGACAACTTGGGCGAATTATGCCAGTACAGTATCGGGGAGAACCTGTGCTCGAAATAACTGTAGTCCCGGTATGACTCATTGATATAATGCTGCAGTACCTGGTCATAACTTAACTCGAGCGAGGTCTTCTCGCTCGCGTCCCATCGCATAGTCGCGTCAAAACCGTTAGCTATCCTTTTTACAAAATCATTCGTCTCGCTCGTCGCCGGATCCGAGGTCGGGCGGAAGGTATCGCTAAACCTGAATTTTATGCGGCCGTTCCTGGCGAGCTCCATGCGCGCTTCTACGGCCTGGTTGATACGGTTCTCTTTATTCTTTTTTCCATATAGAAAAATGTCCGCGTTATAGGAGGTATAGAAGAGGCTGTCGGAATTGCCGTAATAAAAAGTCGCTGAGGGGCTCAGCGTCGTTATAAAATCGTCGATCGTCGCGTCTTTGGTGAGGTAGATGTTGTCGTCGTATCTCTCTTCCGCGTTAAAGCTACACCTGAACCTCTTTTCCTGCAGAAGACCGAAAGCCTCGCCGTCTTTGGGCGCTTCCAGATAGCGCACGCTTTCGTCAAGCGCGGACTTGTCGGAGGCCGCATATGCGGATCCCGGCGATAACATAATCGATCCGGCAGCCGCCAGGATTAAAAAGATAAAAAGACTGTTTCGTGATGTTTGCCGTGATTTTGTCATATGATTAGCGATGTCTCGTTAAGAGTATATCATAATGTGCGTTTAAATCAAATACAAATACCGCCTGTTTTTTACTTAAGCCGCGCCTTCAGAACATGGTAAATAAATACGGGCGTCGAGACCAGGTTCCTTTTCCACATCCTTCGGGGTTCTCTGAAGAACCTGAAGAGCCACTCAAGCCCGATCCACTGCAAAAATACGGGGCCCCTATTCTTCGTGCCGGCATAGTAATCGAAGGCCGCGCCTATAGACGCTATTACTTTAGCGTTCAGCCTATCCCTGTTCTCATATACCCACTTCTCCTGTTTAGGAGCGGTCATGGCGACCCATAGAACATCGGGATTGGCGCTATTGATAAGCTTTATAGATTTTTCATTCTCCTCTTGGCTGAAATCTCCGAATGGAGGAGCGTAAGACCCCGCTATTTCGATGTTGGGGAATTCCCTGCCTACCTTGTCCGAGAGCTTTTTCAGGACATCGTCGGTGCATCCGTAAAAAAAATATCTGTTTTTACCGTTCTTATTTAGAAAATCGCTGAGCCCGGCAAGGAGATCCGATCCCGTGAACCTCCTTTTTATCATCCCCCCCAGGAATCTTGAGGCCATAACGATGCCGAGCCCGTCAGGAATGACTATTTCGGAGTCGAGCATGGCTTTCCTGAACAGGCCGTCCCGCAGAGTCACTACAGCCGCGTTAGGGTTTATGGTAGACACGACTTTTTTATCTTTTCGCCTTATGGCTGTAGTCAATTCCATGTAAACGTCTTCCGGCGCCCGGGTATCGACTAAAATATCCAGTATCTTTTCCTTATCCATCCTTACCCCTGTTTATTACTTTACTATATATGTCTACAAGGATCTTATAATTTACATCCGGAGAAAATCTCTCTTCGTATTCTCTGCGTGCGGAGCGCCCCATCTCCATGCATGCCTTATCATCTGTGATGATCTTTTCAAGCTTTGAGGCAAGATCATGCGGGTCATTCATATCAAATAACAGGCCGGTCTTGCCGTCGCTCACCATTTCGCCGATGTTGTCGATGCGCGATCCCACTACGGGCTTCCCCATGCTGAACGCTTCGATTATCACCGTCGGGTGCATCTCGAACCACCTTGACGGCACTATGACGCATTTCGCTTTCTGCATTATCCTAAGCATCTCATCGTGGTTCACATTATTCAATAACTCCACCGCTGAAAGGCCGTTATTCTTTATCGCCTTTTCAATAGAATCTTTTGCCTGGCCGTTGCCGGCGATCTTGACGGGCGCGTCTATCCCTCTTTCGACCTTAAGGATACGCAAAGCCTCCATTAAAGTATCCGTCCCTTTACGTTTATTGAGTCTTCCGGCAAACAACAGGTAGGGATCACTGTCTTCGTCCGATGCGGGAATTCCATGTACAAAATTGCTTTTTACCGATATCTTATCCGGAGATATGCCGCAATTTATCAATCTCTCTCTGGCATTGTTCCCAAGCGCTATGTACGCGTCTATGCCTTTATCGGTGATCTTTCGCAACCTGTGGAATACGGCCGAAAAGACCGCCGGCAAGGTGCGTATCCAGGGAGATTCGCAGCATCCGCATAGCGCGCCCCTCCAGGGAAGCTTGCCAAGGCACAGCGTGCATACCTTTTCTTTTCTTACAAAGATGCCGTTAGCGCAAAAAAATCTGAAGTTATGTACGGTCTGGACGACCGGGACACCCGCGTCTTTGCAAGCGTAATACGCCGACGGAGATACCAGGTACCATATATTATGAAAATGGGCCACATCCGGCTTTTCCCGCTCTATTAAAAGCCTCAGCTCTCTATAAGTCCTGCGCGACCATATAACACTTGCGGCTGTATGGAGCCTTTTCTTGTAGCCGCCTATCTCATCGTTGTGCCGGCAATAGGTAACCACCTTCACGCCCTTTTTATTCAGCAGGGCCAGCTCATTCTGGAATACTATATTCTCTCCTGAAGGGGCGGAGGTCTTGTAAAAATTATGGACAAGCAGTATCTTCATTTAAATACCCTGAATATATATCTGGTCGGAGGCAATATACATTTCAACAATTTCGACGTAACGCGTTTTTCTTCCGGGTCATTGGATAGTTCGTGGTATAGAGGAAGATATTTGTCGACGCGGAATCCCGTCTCTTCCAGCATATCGATCATCTCTCTCCTGGAATAGGCTACGCTATGCGGCAAGTGCCAGAAACCCCTGTGATACAGGTATGCAAAGTCCAGGATCGCCGATCCTCCCGGCCTCAATACATCATAGATAGCCGCCAAAAGCTTTTTTTCGTGATCCCGGCCGGAGATCAGCGTATCGTTACATAAAACAACGTCGAAGATATCCTTTTTGAAAGGTGGCTTAAGATAATCGCATCTCGCAATAAATATGTTTGTCCTTTTTTTCTCTATGGATTTCTTAGTGAGATAGCAAACTGAGTCGACCGAGATATCGCACAAAACTGCCGTCTTCGACTTGACGGCGATCTCCCAGGAAAACCTGCCGCTCCCCGCGCTTATATCGCAAAAACTGCCGATATGCTCCGGGATAAGTTTGTTCAACATGTATATATGTTTTTTCAGCTTCTTCCTGTAGTTTTCCGGGACCGACAGGCCCCACGGAGAAGGATCTTCTACCCGCCTGAAGGGCTCATCGAACAGGCGATTATAACAATCGATGCTTCTATTCTCAACGACGCCGCCGCGGCGCCGCGCGAATTTTTTGGCGGGCATTAGATCAACGCAGATGCCGTCCAATATCTCAAATGTTCTTTTACATCCCGGACAGCGCACATTATCGTCCCTTGACACGCCTCGGCCGCAATCGGGGCAGGCCAAAAGATCGATGAACTCCGTTAAACTAACCTTGGATCGTCCGGTCATTTATGGATTCCCATAATTCGGAATTGGTGCAATAAACAATATTATCCGTCGATTTGACAAATTTCAGAAAATCTTCCAGCTTGCTCCATAGACCGAATTTTTCTATTTCCCATGAGTGGCCCCAAAGATGGAAAGATCCGCCGTTATTTTTTAAATCTCTCAGCAGGCCGGAGGCGCATCTTGTAAAATCGGTCATACCTCCGGCATTCTTCGTGATATTAGCGAGGCTTTCGCCGTCCATCCTTTCAACGCTGGTCAAAAGGCATGTGCGCAAAGGCCGGTCGTAAACCTGAAGGGTCGTATACAGCAGCCCTTTATCCAGGTCTGCGATCTCCTTGGTCCGCATGTATCCGGTTGTCCTGGCAAAATCAAAACCGCTCTCCAGGACCGCCTTCAATAAAGCTTCATTAAACTTACCTCTTGGAAAACAGAAAGAACCCACTCGCTTTCCCAGGAGATCCTCAAGCAATCTTTTGCCTTTTTCTATATCCTGCCTGGCTTTATCTAAAGGAATGCGCGTAAGCACATTGTGAGAATACGTGTGAGCCCCTATTTCGAACGTATTATCAAGATGCCTTATCTCTTCGGGAGAAAGGATGTCTTTCGACTCTTTGTTCGCTATTGAGATGTAGAACGTCGCCTTGACTCCGTACCGCGCCAGCAGATCAGCCAATTTCAGGTCAAAGCGGCTGCCGTCATCCCAGGAGCTTGTAAACAGTATTCTGTTTTTGCCGGAAAAGCTTGATAGCTCCAATGCCTACCCCCATAATAAAATAAAGATTTGCCGCCAGGAACGGGCATTCCAAAAGCGGCCCGAAAAACGCTATGATCATAAAAGCCCAATAATAGACGAGGCAAAATGTTATTATGTTCCTTTTGTGGTCTTCCATGCCGGGTTCGACCTGTTTTAAGAAGCGCCTGGCCCTTATTACAAAAACTGAATGCAGGTAA
Protein-coding regions in this window:
- a CDS encoding methyltransferase domain-containing protein, which encodes MTGRSKVSLTEFIDLLACPDCGRGVSRDDNVRCPGCKRTFEILDGICVDLMPAKKFARRRGGVVENRSIDCYNRLFDEPFRRVEDPSPWGLSVPENYRKKLKKHIYMLNKLIPEHIGSFCDISAGSGRFSWEIAVKSKTAVLCDISVDSVCYLTKKSIEKKRTNIFIARCDYLKPPFKKDIFDVVLCNDTLISGRDHEKKLLAAIYDVLRPGGSAILDFAYLYHRGFWHLPHSVAYSRREMIDMLEETGFRVDKYLPLYHELSNDPEEKRVTSKLLKCILPPTRYIFRVFK
- a CDS encoding polysaccharide deacetylase family protein; its protein translation is MELSSFSGKNRILFTSSWDDGSRFDLKLADLLARYGVKATFYISIANKESKDILSPEEIRHLDNTFEIGAHTYSHNVLTRIPLDKARQDIEKGKRLLEDLLGKRVGSFCFPRGKFNEALLKAVLESGFDFARTTGYMRTKEIADLDKGLLYTTLQVYDRPLRTCLLTSVERMDGESLANITKNAGGMTDFTRCASGLLRDLKNNGGSFHLWGHSWEIEKFGLWSKLEDFLKFVKSTDNIVYCTNSELWESINDRTIQG